Proteins encoded by one window of Actinomycetota bacterium:
- a CDS encoding phage major capsid protein, with translation MASDKQEKRLMSSQTEPTAPPSLGEQFVESEQYQKLRAKGFAGKFTSGNVELRTLLDSGGSSGGDAVIPERLPGIRPLSLRRLQLADLLLPGSTSSNAVLYVEEQSFTNAAATVAEAAEKPESAMVFNQVNEPVRKVATWLPVTDEMLEDVEALRSFIDVRLTTGVQLEEEDQLLNGDGTPPNISGILDRSGLQTTITVGALNAADSVYQMVTTIRDAFYQPNGMVIHPIDWGSSDFRLAKDGNEQYFAGGPFTGQYGVGGIIGETFWGLNVVVTPAIAQGSVLVGDFSQAQIFRRSGITVEASNSHSDYFTHDKTAIRAEERFALAVYAPGAFGLVDTTP, from the coding sequence CTGGCTTCGGACAAACAGGAGAAACGACTGATGAGCTCACAAACCGAACCGACCGCTCCGCCCTCGCTCGGCGAACAGTTCGTCGAGTCCGAGCAGTACCAGAAGCTCCGAGCCAAAGGCTTCGCCGGCAAGTTCACCTCGGGGAACGTGGAGCTGCGTACCTTGCTCGACTCGGGTGGCAGCTCCGGCGGCGACGCGGTGATCCCCGAACGCCTGCCGGGCATCCGTCCGCTGAGCCTTCGCCGGCTGCAGCTGGCCGACCTCTTGCTTCCCGGATCCACGAGTTCCAACGCTGTCCTGTACGTCGAGGAGCAGTCGTTCACCAACGCCGCCGCAACCGTGGCCGAGGCAGCGGAGAAGCCCGAGTCAGCGATGGTCTTCAACCAGGTGAACGAACCGGTACGAAAAGTCGCCACGTGGCTGCCGGTCACCGACGAGATGCTGGAGGACGTCGAGGCGTTGCGGTCGTTCATCGACGTGCGGCTCACGACGGGTGTGCAGCTCGAGGAGGAGGACCAGCTCCTAAACGGCGACGGAACCCCTCCGAACATCTCGGGGATCTTGGACCGCTCGGGCCTGCAGACCACGATCACGGTCGGCGCCTTGAACGCCGCGGACTCGGTGTATCAGATGGTCACCACCATCCGCGACGCCTTCTACCAGCCCAACGGCATGGTGATCCACCCGATCGACTGGGGCAGCTCTGACTTCCGTCTAGCCAAGGACGGCAATGAGCAGTACTTCGCAGGCGGGCCGTTCACCGGTCAGTACGGGGTCGGAGGGATCATCGGGGAGACCTTCTGGGGCCTCAACGTCGTCGTCACCCCCGCGATCGCGCAGGGCTCGGTGCTCGTCGGCGACTTCTCGCAAGCGCAGATCTTCCGGCGCAGCGGTATCACGGTGGAAGCCTCGAACTCGCACTCGGACTACTTCACCCACGACAAGACGGCGATCCGGGCAGAGGAAAGATTCGCGCTGGCGGTCTACGCCCCTGGTGCGTTCGGCCTCGTCGACACCACCCCGTAG
- a CDS encoding P27 family phage terminase small subunit yields the protein MATYELTEGDYVLLRSACETMDRLDEVRALIDEEGLTVPGSKGQLRPHPLLGAEKDARIGLARLLRELHLEGGPDPDPRVPR from the coding sequence GTGGCTACCTACGAGCTCACCGAAGGTGACTACGTCCTGCTGCGGAGCGCCTGCGAGACGATGGATCGCCTGGACGAGGTGCGCGCCTTGATCGACGAGGAGGGGCTCACTGTTCCGGGTTCGAAGGGCCAGCTTCGGCCCCATCCGCTCCTTGGAGCAGAGAAGGACGCCCGGATCGGCCTGGCGAGGTTGCTGCGAGAGCTGCACCTCGAAGGTGGACCCGACCCCGATCCGCGGGTGCCCCGCTGA
- a CDS encoding cation transporter, with protein sequence MISAEAQTVLRRRGLRLEYLTVAWNVIEAVVAIGAGLAAGSIALVAFGLDSLIEVFAASVVIWEFKGDPSEERERLALRLIAVSFFVLAAYVSVEAIRDLTASSEPDSSLVGIVLSIVSLVVMPVLVLAKRRTGKQLGSATLMADATETLLCSYLSAILLGGLLLNSVVSWWWADPLAALAIAGLAVKEGVEAWHHSGTSDSRG encoded by the coding sequence ATGATCTCCGCAGAGGCGCAGACCGTTCTCAGACGTCGAGGGCTGCGTCTCGAATACCTGACCGTCGCATGGAACGTGATCGAAGCCGTCGTGGCGATTGGCGCTGGACTCGCCGCTGGCTCGATCGCGCTCGTCGCCTTTGGTCTCGACTCGCTCATCGAAGTCTTCGCTGCCTCAGTCGTCATCTGGGAGTTCAAAGGCGACCCCTCGGAGGAACGAGAGCGTCTCGCGCTCCGGCTGATCGCTGTGTCCTTCTTCGTCCTTGCTGCCTATGTGTCTGTGGAGGCGATTCGCGACCTCACCGCATCAAGCGAGCCGGACTCGTCCCTTGTCGGGATCGTGCTCTCGATCGTGTCACTCGTCGTGATGCCAGTTCTTGTGCTTGCGAAGCGACGTACGGGGAAGCAGCTGGGGAGCGCCACTCTTATGGCCGACGCAACCGAGACGCTGCTGTGCTCCTATTTGTCCGCGATCCTCCTGGGTGGGCTACTGTTGAACTCCGTTGTCTCGTGGTGGTGGGCAGATCCGCTGGCAGCCTTGGCCATCGCAGGTCTCGCTGTGAAGGAAGGGGTCGAGGCCTGGCACCATTCGGGCACGAGTGACTCCCGGGGATGA
- a CDS encoding ABC transporter ATP-binding protein yields MAMDPAIQPARSAVRAVDLSKVYGEGDAAVEALRGVNVDFAAGEFTAIMGPSGSGKSTLLHCMAALDVPTTGRVYIGDVDVTTLSERQTTLLRREKVGFVFQSFNLVPTLSAEENVTLPLDIAGNDVDRAWYEQVVRTVGIADRLAHRPSELSGGQQQRVAAARALVSRPEVVFADEPTGNLDSRSGADLLGFLRDAVRDHGQTIVMVTHDPRGASFADRVVFLRDGRIVDELRSPTSESVFDRLKSLEV; encoded by the coding sequence ATGGCGATGGATCCGGCGATACAACCCGCGAGGTCGGCGGTGCGTGCCGTTGACCTCTCGAAGGTCTACGGCGAGGGTGACGCGGCCGTTGAGGCGTTGCGCGGCGTCAACGTCGACTTCGCGGCCGGGGAGTTCACGGCGATCATGGGCCCGTCCGGGTCCGGGAAGTCGACGTTGCTGCATTGCATGGCGGCACTGGACGTTCCCACGACCGGGCGTGTGTACATCGGTGACGTCGACGTCACGACATTGAGCGAACGGCAGACGACGCTCCTGCGGCGCGAGAAGGTCGGCTTCGTCTTCCAGTCGTTCAATCTGGTGCCGACGTTGTCCGCGGAGGAGAACGTCACCCTGCCGCTGGACATCGCGGGGAACGATGTCGACCGCGCGTGGTACGAGCAGGTGGTCCGAACCGTCGGCATCGCCGACCGTCTGGCCCATCGCCCCAGCGAGCTGTCCGGCGGCCAGCAGCAACGCGTCGCCGCCGCCCGCGCCCTCGTGAGCAGGCCCGAGGTCGTGTTCGCCGACGAGCCCACCGGCAATCTGGACAGCCGTTCGGGGGCCGATCTGCTCGGGTTCCTGCGCGACGCCGTCCGCGACCATGGGCAGACGATCGTGATGGTCACTCACGACCCGCGCGGCGCCAGCTTCGCCGATCGCGTCGTGTTCCTGCGCGACGGCCGCATCGTCGACGAGCTTCGGTCTCCGACATCCGAGTCGGTCTTCGACCGCTTGAAGTCCCTCGAGGTGTAG